A genomic stretch from bacterium includes:
- a CDS encoding tetratricopeptide repeat protein, with amino-acid sequence MIFKGSGGGDHKNKKLQAQKLIGQGKYDEALELLLELSKTTSDPEIFNSIGDLYIRKQNHEKALEFLEKAYKMYKEQDYRDIAASVAKKILRLDKERHDVYLDLIQMELESGNVDRALDWALEYIKLPQIDAVYLGKLFNLINEFANVIQEHTEQASKFERLFMRVQELAESLAMISLESGIEFAQPQEFYERGDVGGLGGFFGEPEKGDVAVSEKPRKEEEEVEKIEFVEKEELEEEPQTFITSSGFADFLGAPSSESQRAVSQEFKSSGEKIVFEEEEEEIPVEQISEKTLVVEETPITEEKATIVEPPEEIEKITVKPPVEEFKTVVEEAPEEVEEIRKEWETTLKKATERKSEKPLREEGIELEQKLSTRDFVETGIKKSEKKGLKEERIEELEEFLEKDFIAIEKETERKAPPVKRKPAKIEEKEGVKEFETSKKFVSERETEKRPSEKPVKRAGAELGVKESVEGLEAEERCEILLRVLKELKEDILTLEEWPYPSDPPFEVAKEYYEMKLYQPAIEEFQKLLGDPRYRLQSMIFLGRIFYEKGDHELAEVILRKAIEEVGTLDKDYIEAYYYLALTLESMKRYHEAKELYTNVYVFDSRFRDVEEKIKLLRSMGI; translated from the coding sequence ATGATATTCAAAGGAAGTGGCGGAGGAGATCATAAGAATAAAAAATTACAGGCTCAGAAATTGATCGGGCAAGGAAAATATGATGAAGCCCTTGAACTTTTACTGGAGCTATCTAAAACCACTTCAGATCCAGAAATTTTCAACTCCATTGGTGATCTTTACATAAGAAAGCAGAACCACGAGAAGGCCTTGGAATTTCTTGAAAAGGCTTATAAGATGTATAAAGAGCAGGACTACCGTGATATTGCGGCGTCTGTCGCCAAGAAAATTTTGAGGCTGGACAAAGAGAGACATGATGTTTACCTCGATCTTATCCAGATGGAGCTGGAGAGTGGTAATGTTGACAGGGCGCTGGATTGGGCTCTTGAATACATTAAACTGCCCCAAATAGATGCTGTCTATCTTGGAAAGCTTTTTAATCTCATTAATGAGTTTGCTAATGTGATTCAGGAACACACTGAGCAGGCATCGAAATTTGAAAGGCTTTTTATGAGGGTTCAGGAACTGGCTGAGTCTCTTGCGATGATAAGTTTGGAGAGCGGAATTGAGTTTGCGCAGCCTCAGGAGTTTTATGAACGTGGAGATGTTGGAGGATTGGGTGGATTTTTTGGTGAGCCAGAGAAAGGGGATGTTGCGGTTTCTGAGAAGCCAAGGAAAGAGGAAGAGGAAGTGGAGAAAATAGAGTTTGTTGAGAAAGAGGAGCTCGAGGAAGAGCCACAAACATTTATTACATCCTCAGGTTTTGCTGATTTTTTAGGGGCTCCTTCCTCAGAGTCGCAAAGGGCGGTGTCTCAGGAATTCAAATCTTCAGGAGAAAAAATAGTTTTCGAGGAAGAGGAAGAAGAGATACCCGTTGAACAGATTTCTGAAAAAACTTTAGTTGTAGAAGAAACACCCATTACTGAAGAAAAGGCTACTATAGTAGAACCGCCTGAGGAAATTGAAAAAATAACTGTTAAACCCCCGGTGGAAGAATTTAAAACTGTTGTTGAAGAAGCACCTGAGGAAGTGGAGGAAATCCGGAAAGAGTGGGAAACTACTTTAAAGAAGGCAACAGAAAGAAAGAGTGAGAAACCACTTCGGGAAGAAGGGATAGAATTAGAGCAGAAGCTCTCTACAAGGGATTTTGTGGAAACTGGTATTAAAAAGAGTGAGAAGAAAGGACTGAAAGAGGAGCGTATTGAAGAACTGGAAGAGTTCTTAGAAAAAGATTTCATTGCTATAGAGAAAGAGACCGAAAGGAAGGCACCACCGGTGAAAAGGAAACCTGCAAAGATAGAAGAGAAAGAAGGGGTGAAGGAATTTGAAACTTCAAAAAAGTTTGTGTCAGAAAGGGAGACAGAAAAAAGGCCATCGGAGAAACCCGTTAAAAGGGCTGGAGCAGAACTGGGAGTTAAGGAAAGCGTAGAAGGTTTAGAGGCAGAGGAAAGATGTGAGATTTTGTTGAGGGTTTTAAAGGAATTAAAGGAGGATATTTTAACCCTTGAAGAATGGCCTTATCCATCCGACCCCCCATTTGAGGTAGCAAAGGAATACTATGAAATGAAGCTCTACCAACCTGCTATAGAAGAATTTCAAAAATTGCTGGGTGATCCGAGATACAGGTTGCAGTCCATGATTTTCCTCGGAAGGATATTCTATGAAAAAGGCGACCATGAGTTGGCGGAGGTTATTCTCAGGAAGGCTATTGAGGAGGTAGGAACCCTTGATAAGGATTACATTGAGGCTTACTATTATCTTGCATTGACTCTTGAAAGTATGAAGAGGTATCATGAAGCCAAAGAGCTTTATACCAATGTTTATGTGTTTGATTCCAGATTCAGAGATGTGGAGGAAAAAATTAAATTATTGAGGAGTATGGGGATATGA
- a CDS encoding phosphotransferase, which translates to MKVLSLGGVWKARLLIGWRGLNIFYMSSLDALILSAGFGERLRPITKDFPKVLLPILGKPALFRIYEKIRALKPVKVFVNAHYLADLVEKATRELEGAEIVREPEILGTGGAIVNVARKSGADDILVHNGDVLVDINLKSLIDFHASMDSDITLVVSKMVPLKNLVIDGEDFKGIGEGEEGFTGIAIYKRRFLDKFDVKFLDAKEIWIKAVKSGYKVKVFRPGERYWHDIGTPNGYAKAVFYLLGKMGERVFVNVKKTSLPPLNFDGFLVIEGEPEIERGSFFKNVIIIGDFKLINGEYKNCIISPSGIIHFDEISAMGGELNRYMIGFGGSDRKFWRVHKDDKSYVVCEYGENSEEMEKHLRATVFLLECGLPVPQIFGVDRIKGQIFMEDFGDTTLYSYFKYPGNRDYLTYYGEAIRIIARLHALGPKQRSSRYFDDYVFDFEYFRWEQQHFINNFVRRFFQIKVSEDVEEELCQIARICSEFEKVLLHRDYQSQNILVRPGGTLGIVDFTGLRWGPKSYDIASLVFDPYTPFVKNYQEDLLKIYIEEFNSLSEVSLSISELENEMKYTRLQRHMQALGAYGFLSEVKGKVYFMKYVRDGLKLLLEDLNEFKAEWTALKLLITVLFNQLLDTKSLVEYNYSL; encoded by the coding sequence TTGAAAGTCTTGAGTCTTGGTGGAGTTTGGAAAGCGAGGCTTTTGATAGGGTGGCGAGGTCTAAATATCTTTTATATGAGTAGTTTAGATGCTCTAATACTTTCAGCGGGGTTTGGTGAGAGGCTGAGGCCTATCACCAAAGATTTCCCCAAGGTGTTGCTACCCATACTGGGAAAACCCGCCCTTTTTAGAATATATGAAAAAATTCGGGCTTTAAAGCCTGTAAAAGTTTTTGTCAATGCCCATTACCTGGCTGACCTTGTGGAGAAAGCGACTCGTGAGTTAGAGGGTGCAGAAATAGTTAGAGAGCCTGAAATTCTTGGAACGGGAGGAGCTATTGTTAATGTGGCAAGAAAAAGTGGAGCTGACGATATTCTTGTGCATAATGGGGACGTGTTGGTTGATATAAACTTGAAATCCCTTATCGACTTTCATGCTTCCATGGATTCCGATATTACTCTTGTCGTTTCTAAAATGGTGCCCCTGAAAAATCTTGTTATTGATGGGGAAGATTTTAAAGGAATTGGAGAAGGAGAGGAGGGTTTTACTGGAATTGCTATATACAAAAGAAGATTTTTGGACAAATTTGATGTTAAGTTTCTTGATGCAAAGGAGATCTGGATTAAGGCTGTCAAAAGTGGTTATAAAGTAAAGGTTTTCAGGCCTGGAGAGCGATACTGGCACGACATTGGCACTCCCAATGGTTACGCAAAGGCTGTTTTTTACCTTTTAGGCAAGATGGGGGAAAGGGTTTTTGTGAATGTGAAGAAAACATCTTTACCACCATTAAATTTTGATGGATTTCTTGTAATTGAAGGTGAACCAGAGATTGAAAGAGGTTCCTTCTTTAAAAATGTGATAATTATAGGCGACTTTAAACTGATAAATGGTGAGTATAAAAATTGTATTATTTCGCCTTCTGGTATTATCCATTTTGATGAAATCTCTGCGATGGGGGGAGAATTAAACAGATATATGATTGGTTTTGGGGGGTCTGACCGAAAATTCTGGAGGGTTCACAAAGATGATAAAAGCTATGTAGTGTGTGAGTATGGCGAAAACAGTGAAGAAATGGAGAAACACCTTAGAGCGACAGTATTTTTGCTGGAATGTGGACTTCCCGTGCCCCAAATTTTCGGGGTTGACAGGATAAAGGGTCAGATATTCATGGAGGATTTTGGAGATACGACACTCTATTCCTATTTTAAATACCCAGGTAACCGTGATTATCTTACGTATTATGGTGAAGCTATCAGGATTATTGCAAGACTTCATGCACTGGGCCCCAAGCAAAGGAGTTCAAGGTATTTTGATGATTATGTTTTTGACTTCGAATATTTCAGATGGGAACAGCAGCATTTTATTAACAATTTTGTGAGGAGATTCTTTCAGATAAAGGTTTCTGAAGATGTAGAAGAAGAACTATGCCAAATTGCCCGTATTTGCAGCGAATTTGAAAAGGTTTTACTTCACAGGGATTATCAAAGCCAAAATATTTTGGTGAGACCTGGTGGTACCCTTGGCATTGTTGACTTCACGGGCCTCCGGTGGGGGCCAAAGAGCTACGATATCGCCTCCTTGGTATTTGACCCTTATACGCCCTTTGTAAAAAATTACCAAGAAGATCTTCTTAAAATTTATATTGAAGAGTTTAATTCCCTTTCTGAGGTTTCTCTTTCTATTAGCGAACTTGAGAATGAGATGAAGTATACAAGGCTTCAAAGGCACATGCAGGCCCTCGGAGCTTATGGTTTCCTATCGGAGGTAAAAGGGAAAGTATATTTTATGAAATACGTAAGGGATGGTCTGAAACTTTTACTTGAAGACTTAAATGAATTTAAAGCTGAATGGACCGCGCTAAAACTCCTTATCACTGTGCTATTTAATCAACTTCTTGACACTAAGAGCCTTGTTGAGTATAATTATTCATTATGA
- a CDS encoding DUF1343 domain-containing protein, producing the protein MSVSLGIDRIERKWPKELKGTSVGLLVHQASVDSKLRYTWDVFLHSQLVKVRALFAPQHGLFGETQDNMIEWQDFEDPSTGLPVYSLYGKSRKPLPYMLANIDGIVVDLQDVGSRYYTYIWTLYFLMESAMENGKFVVVLDRPNPVGGIEVEGPVLKEEFSSFVGLKPLPVRHGMTIGEIALLFKGEYLKDVELYVIRMESWKREYLWEDTGLEWINPSPNMPSPKTALLYPGMCLFEATNVSEGRGTTRPFEIIGAPFINPYELVETLKNFHLEGVYFRPLYFIPTFNKYAGEKCGGVQIHLKDKKNFKPFKVAVTLIKVIKELYPKRFQWRRPPYEYEFEKLPIDILAGTSHLREALEKKESIESLESWWSLESEAFDRVARSKYLLYE; encoded by the coding sequence GTGTCCGTTAGTCTTGGTATTGACAGGATAGAAAGAAAATGGCCTAAAGAACTGAAGGGAACCAGTGTTGGCCTACTGGTTCATCAGGCTTCAGTGGATAGCAAATTGAGATATACATGGGATGTATTCTTGCATTCCCAACTTGTAAAAGTTAGGGCACTTTTTGCTCCTCAACATGGGCTTTTTGGGGAAACCCAGGATAACATGATTGAATGGCAAGACTTTGAAGACCCATCTACGGGACTTCCTGTCTATAGCCTTTATGGAAAAAGCAGAAAACCTTTACCCTACATGCTGGCTAATATCGATGGGATAGTGGTAGACCTTCAGGATGTTGGGTCACGATACTATACCTATATTTGGACTCTTTATTTTTTGATGGAAAGTGCCATGGAGAATGGGAAATTCGTGGTTGTCTTGGACAGGCCTAATCCCGTAGGAGGGATTGAAGTTGAGGGGCCTGTTTTGAAGGAGGAGTTCTCCTCCTTTGTTGGCCTTAAACCTCTTCCTGTAAGGCATGGGATGACTATTGGGGAAATAGCGTTGCTTTTTAAGGGTGAATATTTGAAAGACGTAGAACTTTATGTAATTAGAATGGAAAGCTGGAAAAGAGAATATTTATGGGAAGATACAGGTCTTGAGTGGATAAATCCTTCGCCTAATATGCCTTCTCCGAAAACTGCTTTACTCTACCCCGGTATGTGCCTTTTTGAAGCAACCAACGTAAGTGAAGGCAGAGGTACAACAAGACCCTTTGAAATAATAGGGGCGCCTTTTATAAATCCTTATGAACTTGTTGAGACTCTTAAAAATTTTCATCTGGAAGGAGTCTATTTCAGACCCCTCTATTTTATTCCAACCTTTAATAAGTATGCAGGAGAAAAATGTGGAGGGGTTCAGATTCATTTGAAAGATAAGAAGAACTTTAAGCCTTTTAAGGTTGCAGTTACCCTTATTAAAGTTATAAAAGAGCTTTATCCAAAGCGTTTTCAGTGGCGGAGACCTCCTTATGAATATGAATTTGAAAAGCTTCCTATTGACATCCTTGCGGGTACAAGTCATTTGCGTGAGGCATTGGAAAAGAAGGAATCTATTGAAAGTCTTGAGTCTTGGTGGAGTTTGGAAAGCGAGGCTTTTGATAGGGTGGCGAGGTCTAAATATCTTTTATATGAGTAG
- a CDS encoding endonuclease III domain-containing protein, whose product MKETLEKLFELLYSHFGSQHWWPGETELEIIVGAVLTQNTAWKNVEKAIENLKRAGKLDLSTLYLTNESELAELIRPSGFFKLKAIRLKNLIDFLFRAGGIDALKEKDFYGLREMLLRIKGIGPETADSILLYALGKPVFVVDAYTRRILKRVGLIEKEKVSYAEIQQLFMKNLPLDVQLYNEYHALLVKLGKTYCTKRNPNCVSCPALSICNFGKEIARVR is encoded by the coding sequence ATGAAGGAAACACTTGAAAAGCTCTTTGAGCTTCTATATTCCCATTTTGGTTCTCAACACTGGTGGCCCGGCGAGACCGAATTGGAGATTATTGTTGGAGCAGTTTTAACGCAAAATACTGCATGGAAAAATGTTGAAAAGGCAATTGAAAACTTGAAACGTGCTGGTAAATTGGATCTAAGCACACTCTATTTAACTAATGAATCTGAGCTTGCTGAACTGATAAGGCCCAGCGGTTTTTTCAAGCTAAAAGCGATTAGACTTAAAAATCTGATTGATTTCCTTTTTCGGGCGGGAGGTATAGATGCTCTTAAAGAGAAAGATTTTTATGGGCTTCGAGAAATGCTTCTTAGAATTAAGGGAATAGGTCCTGAAACGGCAGATTCCATCCTTTTATATGCGCTTGGGAAACCCGTTTTTGTCGTTGACGCTTATACAAGAAGAATATTAAAAAGAGTGGGGCTCATTGAGAAGGAAAAGGTCTCGTACGCTGAAATTCAGCAGTTGTTTATGAAGAATTTGCCTCTGGATGTCCAGTTATATAACGAGTATCATGCACTTTTAGTAAAACTGGGAAAAACTTACTGTACGAAGAGAAATCCAAACTGCGTCAGTTGTCCTGCCCTTTCTATTTGTAATTTTGGAAAGGAGATAGCTCGTGTCCGTTAG
- a CDS encoding glycosyltransferase family 2 protein: MEVSLLVPAKDEKDNIAPLVKYFLEFTQRNNLNWEMVIVDDGSADGTFEELKRVASGYPNIKFYKHRRNLGVTHALKTALRHAKYNVVAFFPADLQFTLEDVLKMSQRIEKEGVDLVAGWKMGKYEKQFVSRIYNLLVRILFGIKIHDMNSIKVMRREVLELLPLRKDWHRYIIPWAKEFGFKIVEERVILRPRVHGVSKYRGFGRVLVGLFDLISVKFLITFRRKPMFFFGGLGLINTVSGIIIGLIALYLRIFKNFGYRPLIYLVMFLLLSGLVLFLMGFLGELISGLYDSIEGESLLKYEEDEGNT, translated from the coding sequence ATGGAGGTCTCTCTACTCGTTCCTGCGAAGGACGAAAAGGATAATATTGCTCCGCTTGTTAAATATTTTCTTGAGTTTACTCAAAGAAACAACCTGAACTGGGAAATGGTTATTGTGGATGATGGATCTGCTGACGGCACCTTTGAGGAACTAAAGAGGGTAGCTTCTGGATATCCAAATATTAAGTTCTACAAACACCGAAGAAATCTTGGTGTAACACACGCTTTGAAGACTGCGTTAAGGCACGCAAAATACAATGTAGTTGCCTTTTTCCCGGCTGACCTTCAGTTTACCTTAGAAGATGTACTGAAAATGAGTCAGAGAATAGAGAAAGAAGGGGTTGACCTCGTGGCCGGTTGGAAGATGGGAAAGTATGAAAAGCAATTCGTTTCCAGAATATACAATCTTCTCGTGAGGATTCTTTTTGGGATAAAAATTCACGATATGAACAGCATAAAGGTGATGAGAAGAGAAGTACTGGAACTCCTCCCCCTTCGCAAAGACTGGCACCGGTATATTATTCCTTGGGCCAAAGAGTTTGGCTTTAAGATTGTTGAGGAGCGTGTAATTTTAAGGCCCCGAGTACATGGCGTGAGCAAATACAGAGGGTTTGGCAGAGTGCTTGTAGGTCTCTTTGACCTGATTTCGGTTAAGTTCCTTATAACTTTCCGCCGTAAACCTATGTTTTTCTTTGGCGGCTTAGGTCTCATAAATACCGTTTCTGGTATTATTATTGGTCTTATAGCCCTTTACCTGCGAATTTTTAAAAATTTTGGATACAGACCTTTAATTTACCTTGTTATGTTTTTGCTTCTTTCGGGTTTGGTTCTATTTTTAATGGGATTTCTTGGTGAACTTATTTCAGGACTTTATGATTCAATAGAGGGCGAGTCTCTTCTAAAATACGAAGAGGATGAAGGAAACACTTGA
- a CDS encoding lysylphosphatidylglycerol synthase domain-containing protein, which yields MQLKKLFWNVLQLVVVLVLFYYVISPLVKNAKAFKETFLTLDLWFLASGIILLSLVIFCYPFVWRYILKGFGVEIQPSMAVISWIYSNVGKYMPGKIWQFVGRVALTKDVIPEITLATVFLEVIISSSSAVMVFFARFFLKGGIPQLWAVYALILFTVLLLLQHPIVVKFFLKIFAKIRKQNYDFGKISIPLKRNLLVFLWYFTLWIATGVSFWVMIQRSNINVSLFDSITTYPISWILGYLALVAPAGFGVRESVLMTLLKTSYSVEVASAFSILTRIALIFSDFLLFFITMLVLRNPFVAHKDGDGK from the coding sequence ATGCAGCTTAAAAAACTCTTCTGGAATGTTCTTCAGTTAGTGGTTGTCCTTGTTCTTTTTTATTACGTTATCTCGCCCCTTGTGAAAAATGCGAAGGCTTTCAAAGAGACCTTTCTTACACTGGACTTGTGGTTTTTAGCAAGTGGAATAATTCTTTTATCCCTTGTTATTTTCTGTTATCCCTTCGTCTGGAGATACATTTTGAAAGGATTTGGAGTCGAAATCCAACCCTCTATGGCGGTAATTTCCTGGATATATTCCAATGTTGGCAAATACATGCCAGGAAAAATATGGCAATTTGTTGGTAGAGTTGCCCTAACTAAGGATGTTATACCAGAGATTACCTTGGCTACGGTATTTCTTGAGGTTATCATATCGAGCTCGTCGGCGGTAATGGTTTTCTTTGCCCGTTTTTTTCTCAAGGGAGGCATTCCACAGCTTTGGGCAGTATATGCTTTAATTCTTTTTACTGTTCTCCTACTCCTTCAGCATCCGATTGTTGTAAAGTTTTTCTTGAAGATTTTTGCAAAGATAAGGAAACAAAATTATGACTTTGGCAAAATAAGTATTCCACTAAAGAGAAACCTTCTGGTGTTTTTGTGGTATTTTACTCTATGGATCGCAACAGGAGTCAGTTTCTGGGTAATGATTCAAAGGTCAAATATAAATGTTTCACTTTTTGATTCTATAACCACTTACCCAATATCGTGGATACTCGGTTATTTGGCACTGGTTGCTCCTGCTGGTTTCGGTGTAAGAGAGTCGGTATTAATGACCTTACTAAAGACGTCTTACTCGGTTGAGGTGGCCTCTGCTTTCTCTATCCTCACGAGAATAGCGCTGATTTTTTCTGACTTTTTGCTATTTTTTATCACTATGCTTGTTCTTCGAAATCCCTTCGTTGCACATAAGGATGGAGATGGAAAGTAA
- a CDS encoding YfhO family protein — translation MKSSKKGGGYLFRDYVVFGLYFLLAFILYAAFLFPSKTLMGTDWLNGGYANWVFMRDYIKEHKNIALWNPYIFSGMPTIGAFFPEILTLRFLSTFVLPIHVSHVLGFVFLLTVAAFSTYWFIKDYLRDDLIAVFAGILYGFSGLLVSTTYAGHLGRLTSMALFPLYLFLLKRGIDRGKLVYFLLMGSVVGYSFLNGHLQMTYFGILFLIAFFIFYNLSVGNSLKSGKFYLYAFYSILGGVVAALIYSFYLFPVIENLPYTARGAERGFEYAASWSMPPEEILNLITPRFSGILDEYWGRSYFKLHTEYMGILTLFFALVAILGRFKRDKLVRFLAIYGILVLFYVWGGYTPVFRVFYYVIPLVKKFRAPNLMFFVFNFISVFLASIALKILLSGDKESQRMRRVSIYSLIGLFLVFIVFLFFKNGIVTMFTGMLQRAKDAGEVRTKIVLLEDALTRLPAYFILSLVFAGAGLGAVFAASSKRSQVPYVILLAVISYVDLYMVDRNFIVDAGRSVEEMYGEDEVISQLKQDREIYRVFPLMYQRAMDGTLMIHRIHSIGGYTSSPPKRYQEFIGAGQSVMFNPQNLLLYPSMLNFLDCKYIIAYDFSKLDTTRYDENTKNAIRNWIGYLANFSLQRSAGQLALYRNNNNFGRVYFSEDYKVLSSDSILNLMKSWPSDSFKKYVLLEKEPEIMEEKIVYDGTLSLNMVAHNGNSFEISAKLPRSGFLVVSENYHPAWKFYIDGKRVETYLANYAFMAIYCPVGEHKILAKFESNYHRLGFILCFLGFSISLIALIIAIKRP, via the coding sequence ATGAAAAGCAGTAAAAAGGGAGGTGGTTATTTATTTCGGGATTATGTGGTCTTTGGGTTATATTTTCTACTGGCTTTTATTCTTTATGCTGCGTTCTTATTTCCTTCGAAGACGCTAATGGGGACTGATTGGCTAAATGGAGGATATGCCAACTGGGTCTTCATGCGAGATTACATAAAAGAGCATAAAAACATAGCCTTGTGGAACCCTTATATTTTTAGCGGTATGCCAACTATTGGTGCCTTTTTCCCGGAGATTTTGACCCTTAGATTTTTAAGTACCTTTGTTTTACCAATCCATGTTTCTCATGTCCTTGGTTTTGTTTTTTTACTCACTGTGGCTGCTTTTTCAACCTACTGGTTTATCAAGGATTATCTCCGAGACGATCTGATTGCTGTCTTTGCCGGAATATTGTATGGATTTTCTGGTCTTCTCGTTTCTACTACCTATGCAGGACATCTTGGACGTTTGACCAGTATGGCCCTCTTTCCTCTGTATCTTTTCCTTTTAAAAAGGGGAATTGATAGAGGAAAGCTGGTGTACTTCCTTTTGATGGGATCTGTTGTCGGGTATTCGTTCCTGAACGGGCATCTTCAGATGACCTACTTCGGGATCCTTTTCCTTATTGCCTTTTTTATCTTTTACAATCTAAGCGTTGGAAACAGTTTAAAAAGTGGAAAGTTTTATCTCTACGCATTCTACTCCATATTGGGTGGAGTTGTAGCTGCACTTATTTATAGCTTTTATCTCTTTCCTGTTATAGAGAACCTACCTTATACAGCAAGAGGTGCTGAAAGGGGTTTTGAATATGCGGCAAGCTGGTCCATGCCACCGGAAGAAATTTTAAATTTAATTACACCAAGGTTTTCGGGAATTTTAGATGAATACTGGGGCAGGAGCTACTTCAAACTTCATACCGAGTACATGGGTATATTGACACTATTTTTTGCCCTTGTTGCCATTTTGGGAAGATTTAAAAGGGACAAACTGGTTAGATTTTTAGCGATTTACGGGATTTTAGTTCTCTTTTACGTCTGGGGCGGATATACGCCGGTTTTCAGAGTTTTTTATTATGTTATTCCCCTTGTAAAGAAATTCCGCGCCCCCAACCTAATGTTTTTCGTATTTAACTTTATCAGCGTTTTTCTGGCTTCTATTGCACTTAAAATCTTGCTTTCAGGAGATAAAGAAAGTCAAAGGATGAGAAGGGTCTCAATTTATTCACTTATTGGTCTTTTTTTGGTTTTCATTGTTTTTCTCTTCTTCAAAAACGGCATTGTAACTATGTTTACGGGGATGCTCCAAAGGGCAAAAGATGCTGGCGAAGTCAGAACAAAAATTGTTTTGCTTGAAGATGCACTTACGAGGCTCCCTGCCTACTTTATATTGTCGTTGGTTTTTGCCGGTGCTGGCCTTGGCGCAGTATTTGCCGCTTCTTCAAAAAGAAGTCAGGTCCCTTATGTGATTTTACTCGCAGTTATTTCTTATGTTGACCTCTATATGGTTGATAGGAACTTTATTGTTGATGCAGGAAGAAGTGTTGAGGAGATGTACGGGGAAGATGAGGTTATAAGCCAATTGAAACAGGACAGAGAAATTTATAGAGTGTTTCCGTTGATGTACCAACGGGCGATGGATGGAACCCTCATGATTCATAGGATTCATTCTATTGGCGGTTATACAAGCTCTCCGCCCAAACGTTATCAGGAATTTATAGGGGCTGGTCAAAGTGTAATGTTTAATCCTCAAAACCTTCTTTTATATCCCTCTATGCTTAACTTCCTTGATTGTAAGTATATTATCGCTTATGACTTTTCAAAGCTTGATACCACGAGATATGATGAGAATACGAAAAATGCTATAAGAAACTGGATCGGCTACCTTGCTAACTTTTCCCTGCAAAGGAGTGCTGGACAGCTTGCTCTTTACCGAAATAATAACAATTTCGGGAGGGTTTATTTCTCAGAAGACTACAAAGTATTAAGCAGCGATTCGATTCTCAATTTAATGAAAAGCTGGCCCTCCGATTCCTTTAAAAAGTATGTGCTTCTGGAAAAGGAACCGGAAATCATGGAAGAAAAGATTGTTTACGATGGAACGTTGTCTCTCAATATGGTAGCTCATAATGGAAATAGCTTTGAAATTTCTGCAAAGCTACCCCGTTCGGGTTTTCTGGTGGTTTCAGAGAATTACCATCCCGCCTGGAAATTTTACATTGATGGCAAAAGGGTGGAAACTTATCTGGCAAATTATGCCTTTATGGCTATCTATTGTCCTGTTGGTGAACACAAGATTTTGGCTAAATTTGAGTCAAATTATCACAGACTCGGATTTATACTGTGCTTCCTTGGATTTTCCATCTCTTTAATTGCACTTATAATAGCGATCAAAAGACCATAA